The DNA region CGTGCAGCCAGTGTTGCTGTAAAGTTGCATGTAAGTgaacctaaaaaaagaaagaatgtaATTTTAGCCTTGTCTGAGGAAAAGCCCTCGGAGGCTGCCGAGCGGTCGTCACCTTTAATACCCAGAATCCCTCACTCTGATGTTTTTTGACTTGTGGTTGAAATGTGCTTTGCAACCGCTGCGTCTCTCAAACAGCTTGAACGGACATTTAGATGGCATACTACAGTTACTGTCGAAATGTAAATATACAGAAGGTTCTGTGATACAGAACACGCATAGatgtactaaaaaaaaacattttaattacgCCCCAGAGTTTCATTAAACTGTCAAGTGTGGAAATGTGACAGAAAGTGacataaaataacaaatctGACACAATTTCTTGATTTTCTCCTTGGATTTTCCCAACAGAACGTTTGAGGGTCCTGGTGTTGTGGATGCTGACGCGCTGCCGTGAGTTACCAATTTTCGAGGTTAAATTCTGAGTCGGGTTGTAAATGAAATCGGAAAGAGAATAATTGGAGTGTTTTCCTGCCTgatgaagttgttgttgttgttttttttctgtgaactAAATCTCTGCTGATTCTTGCAATCACCTTCGCTAATCTGATCAAAGCTCTGTTTAATCGCGCCGAAATCAGTCACAGCGATACTATTCAAGTCAGAAGACGTCTCAGACCGCCGCGGCCCCGACAAACATTGCTTGTGATTGGTTCATTTATATTAATGAGGCCTTTGATCTGTTTTGGCTGCTTTAGGGCAGACAAATGAAACTCATAATTGCTTAATGGAAAGATGTGTGCGGCGCTTAAATGTGGCGTTATTACTTTTGGAGGAGTTTCTGATTGGGTCTACCGTTGCTAAAAGAGGGTGGCAACCCCAGACAGGTTGCCACGTGGGCTGCTAGCGTGTAATAATTCTCTTGCTATAACTCGTTTCTAAAATGGTCTTTTCCACGTTATTTAATGCGGCTTTTTCGTACCTTTTCTACCTCATTCGTGTGACGCGTCCCTTTTAAAAACATTCCGCCTTTCCCTTTTTctcccccttgccccccccccccccccggtaggTCACAGTGCATTAACCACACTGATAAACCCATTACACTGCAATGGAACGGGATCCAAACGAGAGCGGGAGAGGGCTGCTGAGTGATGGGGCTAAAGGAAGAGCGGCTCAGTGTGACGCACCCCTGCTTTACGGACGTGCACCGCTAGAAGCTCTCGTCTCTGTTTATGTTTTCCAGGAGCGTTCTTTAAGAGAGGCCGATCAGCCCACGCCCGGCCTGCAAGGaaaccgaggaagaggagaagatgagACGAAGGAGCGGCTGGAACGCTGTGTTTATTGGTGAGGTCACAGCGATGCTGTTCATGCAGCAAGTAATTATAGagcataaagaaacaaaaagcttCGTGATTGGAAGTTGTAATTAATTAGACTCGTATTTTCACCGACGGCCGCGTCGTGATTTGATTATTGCATGTTGCATCGTCGCCCCCACCAGACACCTCACTTCCTGTAATTTCCTTTCACAGGAAGTTGGCTGGTGCCGCTTGTTCAGCCCGATGCTCTGCTGCCACCGTGTGGTCATCCCAGGAACCGCTGGTAACCAAACTCATTCATCGCCAGCGGATTGATGAGTCATCAGGTTCACTTTATATTGATAAAGCAATCGTGCTTGCTTTTCTTCTGTGTCACAGCTTCCTTGCTCTGAAGACGAATGGGATGCCGGAACCAGcagttcttcctttcttctgctgcgaggaggaggaggaggaggcccagGACTCTTCCTCCCATGCATTGGTATTTTAAAACTCTCTAGGAAAATGAAAACCGATCAAGATATCAGTCacaccagggttattatagttaacgaaaactaacggaaaaacgaaaactagaatttaaaaaacattttcgttaactagaactaaataaaaacgataattaaaagagGAAACTAAAAGGGTATTGTCCGTtttaaaaactaataaaaatcaaagacactaatctcttcgtttttgtttttatcgattttgatCGAGGGGCGCGGcgcatggctcgctgcattaatgagacatgagaagaagacgagctgcttggagacagaagccaagcccaaagtgaggagccccctgatggagcccccctcagccaggagaccctggagatggtctgaatgaaccgtggattggattagagacggacgacgaggacactgaacacgttggtgagtggttctagtcccaaatacattagtgttgaccttttatgctgatataaaatgtaacaataatcagtgttgtaaactttaattgatattaaaaccccataaagtcccaaaaggagaggaaataaattatttattttactcattctgatccaaaacctaaaatgccaatcacaaatgttggagcctccatctgctaaaacctgaaatgtataattgtcacactgacatcatcgttattgtcatgtcatgatttcatatctaatattgggcttcattataaatatacaatattaaatgtgttatcctggggaaactaatttagggtgctaaattaaatatcatgaaacaagtaacgctcgtccacgctgagagcaaatgaagtattaagtctGAGATTGTAGCACGGTAGCTCCAGACCTTTTGGCTTCAATTCTTTGTTCTCAGGTGGATTCACATTACATTGTATCACATCTGGCCCAAGAGATGAGCCCACGTGGTTCAACGAAGCACCTGCAGGAGTCTAGAATGTTTGCAGGATTAGCTCCTTGAACTTGAAGGTATGTAAATCATTTTACAGAAGTTCTGGTCCTTGAAAGAGGTTGAATATAGCTTCCGCTACATTAGGCATGTCTTGGATGTTTGAAGTGCAGATTAAATGCCTCATAATtgggaattaaaataaattgagtACAGAAATATGTTTCATCAGTATGATTGTTGTAGTTTGCCTTTTTGTTTACTGTACAAATCACATGTCAAGCACATCGCTTacctgatttaaaaatacaactttGTATGTTTGTCACTTCATACCAGGACACTtatattttctttacttttaaaGATGCACAATCAGAAGATGAGGATggcgggacccccccccccctctgttcccGAGGTGATGCAGTGGATGACTGGGCAGGCCCACAAGCGTCCATTTCGCTCAGAGAGAGAACAAGTTGCAAGTTTTGATGGGGTTTAATTAGAGCCATGCGTGTCCATCGTCTGGTCCCTTCCACGATGGATGTTTTAAGACCTTTTGCATGCGACCGTCTTGTTCCTGTTTGCCTGAACTGCAAAAGGtgttgttttgttaaatgtatGTGCAGATTTGTCTAAAATAAAAGTGGAACTGCTTTGcacatgaatttattttcaactCGTCAACCGATGAGTTGACGAGTGACTGTCAACCGATGAGTTGACAGTTACTgtcttccaacatgtcttgacgagcgaagctcgtcaagacatgttggaagacgtgttcaagacaTGAGTtggttgacgagcgaagcgagtcaaccAACTCAtgtcttgactcgcttcgctcgtcaagacagttactgtcttgacgagcgaagcgagtcaagacagtaactgtcttccaacatgtcttgacgagcttcgctcgtcaagacatgttggaagacgtgttcaagacaTGAGTtggttgacgagcgaagcgagtcaaccAACTCAtgtcttgactcgcttcgctcgtcaagacagtaactgtcttccaacatgtcttgacgagcttcgctcgtcaagacatgttggaagacgtgttcaagacaTGAGTtggttgacgagcgaagcgagtcaaccAACTCATgtcttgacgagcttcgctcgtcaagacatgttggaagacgtgttcaagacaTGAGTtggttgacgagcgaagcgagtcaaccAACTCAtgtcttgactcgcttcgctcgtcaagacagtaactgtcttccaacatgtcttgacgagcttcgctcgtcaagacatgttggaagacgtgttcaagacaTGAGTtggttgacgagcgaagcgagtcaaccAACTCATgtcttgacgagcttcgctcgtcaagacatgttggaagacgtgttcaagacaTGAGTtggttgacgagcgaagcgagtcaaccAACTCATgtcttgacgagcttcgctcgtcaagacgGTAACTgtcttccaacatgtcttgacgagcgaagctcgtcaagacatgttggaagacgtgttcaagacaTGAGTtggttgacgagcgaagcgagtcaaccAACTCAtgtcttgactcgcttcgctcgtcaagacagttactgtcttgacgagcgaagcgagtcaagacagtaactgtcttccaacatgtcttgacgagcttcgctcgtcaagacatgttggaagacgtgttcaagacaTGAGTtggttgacgagcgaagcgagtcaaccAACTCAtgtcttgactcgcttcgctcgtcaagacagtaactgtcttccaacatgtcttgacgagcttcgctcgtcaagacatgttggaagacgtgttcaagacaTGAGTTggttgactcgcttcgctcgtcaaccaACTCATgtcttgacgagcttcgctcgtcaagacatgttggaagacgtgttcaagacaTGAGTTGGTTGACGAGCTCAACTCGTGTGCTTAACTGCATAAAAGCAAACATGACAAATACAATGGCTccattgttttttattaattcttcTACGGTATACAAATATTCTCACACAAAATCCTCTCAAAAAACCTTAACGCCTTGTAAACATTgatttcttcctcctcctcctctttgcagtTCCTTTTCCTTCATCGCAACAGAATCCTCGTGTCCTCGAGCGCAGcgtcgacccccccccatccgtgAAGTCTCGTCACGTCGCCTCTTAACCGTGGAAGTCTGAAGCAGGAGTGAGTCCGGAGGTGAGGAGCGGGGTCATATTGCAtttgcatgggggggggctgcagttcAGATCAGGAACCACCACCAATATAAATCTTTATTAAGAACATCTCTAAGAACAGAAAGGTGAAAGCAAAagtatatattcatatataaagCGCTAGCCAcgcctccaccaccaccaccgctcTACAACTTTATTCGTATGTACGCCAGCAGCGGCTCTTTCCCGAAACTGAcaccttgacctttgacctttagtTGACTTTTGCAGGTTCCCCTGTGagagaactaaataaaaaggcGCCCAATCTGACGCTTTAAGCGCCCCCCCCTTAGTATTAGAGCTAAAACTCAACATTgtacttctctctctctctctctctgcaggttttatttcttcttcttaaatAAGCTCTTGATTTTAGAGGAGGAGCGCTTGATTTTCTCCCCGTTGTCGCTGGAGTCCTGGGAGGAGGTGCTCTGCAGCTTGGATTCCCGCCCCACGCTCCGGCCCTCCGAGTCCAGCGAGGTGAGCGACGGGTAGCGCCCCACGTCGGGCAGCATGCTGGCGGGCAGCTGCCCGAAGCTGTAGGACTTCTCCAGGACGCCGTTgtacaagccccgccccttgctcctccccctcccctgcaGGAAGGTCATGCTTTGGGACTCGGGTAGGATGCGGGTGACGTCGGGGGAGCCTCTCTGTGCAAACTGGTGGTGCTCCAAAGctggggagggggaggtggagggCGGCCCGCTGGGGGTGGTAGCCGGCGTGGGGGCGGAGTCTCTGGGAAGCGCCGCGCTCTGAccgaacagcagcagctcctcgcgGGAGATCTTGCGATAAGAAGGGGCGTCGGTCAGCTGCTTGCGGCCCGCTGTGGCGTAGAGGGAGTCGGCGTCGCCGGCACCCGCCTGAACCGGGTCCCTGGGGAGGCGACGGCAAACAAAACGCGCCTCAGACATGATGATGTGGTCGGTTCGCTAATTAACGATGAATTAGAAAGTAGCGTTTAAATCGCGTTAGCTCGTTGTGCGTTTCAGCTTTAGTGAAGCAGACATGCAAAGGGAACGCTTGATTCAAACACCTGCGAGTCCGAACCGTCCCACCCACCGCTACGTACCCCCTCCTGTCCGAGCTGAACACGATGCGTTCGTCGTCCGCCTCGGGGCAATAGGAGCTGGACATGGAGAGCAGGTCGGGGTCCGGGGACATCAGCGAGGACTGGGGGGAGCTCAGCAGGCTCCGGCGGGAGCGGCACAGGCTGCCGCTCTGCGTCAGGGGGGGCCGGATCAACGTGGCCGCTGGGGGGGGACTCGGTTTTACCGGGAGGCGCTTTTCCGTATTACAAAGCGTGTCGACCGGCTGCTGATCTCACTCACTTGCGAACTGCGGAATGATGGGAGgcgtgtcctcgtccaggtcGTCCACGCCCCCTGCGATGGGGTAGGGGGGCACGGAGACCCGCGGCATGACCACCCAGCTGTGGTCGGCGTAGAGGCTCGCCGTCAGGCTCGGCAGCCCCGAGTTGTTCACCACCGGGAAGCTGCAGAGTTTCTCGATGTGATGCCAGCGGTGCAGCCGCTCCCTGAGGCACGCCGTCACCTCCGACAGGGCCTTcctgaggagggggaggggggggggggggacgcttctttcatttcaaaggtCGTCTACAAAGAGAAGTTCGGTTCTACGAAGGGCTAGAACTCCAACGGCAGGTCTGAGCAGAACACACTGGAaggtgtgcgcgtgtgtgtgtgtgtgtgtgtgtgtgcgtgcacgtctCACTTTGCCTCCAGTATCTTGTGGTCCACCTCGTCCAGCGACGAGCTGTGGGCGACGTGAAGCGTCCCGAAGACGgagcttctcttcttctttattttctctgcctGAGACAATAAAAGCCGGGACAGAAACGGTTTGGGTGTTGATTTCCCGTCGCCGTGCCGACGCCGCCGGCTGCCGTAGTTACCTCCTCCTTGGCGACGCTCAGCTGGAACTCGGCGCTCTGCTTCTTGATGTTGTAGTACTGAACCTCGACCTCGTGCGTGAGCTGGAGCCACTTCTGCAGCGCCTCGGGCACCGAGCGCTCCGACTGCATCTCCTTCTCCGCTCGCCTCAGAGCCTTCCGTACCtgaaggggggcggggccagatgTGTGTTTAATTCTCTGAACGGTGGCGGCGGGGATTctgggacgccccccccccccccacacctgcaCGAGCTCCTCCTCGGCGTATTTCAGCCGGCTGAGTTCGCACTCGGCTCCCTCCCGCAGCTCCCGGAGCCGCTGGGCCTCGGTTTTGGCGCCGGTGATTTCGTCTCTCATCTTCTGCTCGAGGTTCTCCTTCTCCACGGCGACCGTCCGGTTCTCCTCCTGAGCCTTCTCCAGCCTGGAGGATGTTAACCAGAACGCGTGAGGCGACGCCGCTGTGGGAcgcgtcccccccgtcccccgtcccccgtcctaCCGGCTCTGCAGGTCCAGCAGGCTTTGCTCCGCGTGCTGCAGGCTCTCCAGGTCCTTCATCATCTGGGAGACGTGAACCTTGCTGGACTTGTTCTGGACGTACGCAAACCAGCAACCGGCAACGCCGATCACGATGGAGACCATCAGGACAAAGTCCTTCATCCAGTTGTGTTGTGGACCTGGAGGGGGGCGGGAGGCGGGACAAGTTGGGCGGTGCGTCTGACTTCTCGTTTCCTGGCGCTTCTCTGGACTTACGGAGCGGCGGTCCGAACAGAACCGCGTCCAGCGCCTTCAGGTTCAGCTTCTGTTTGTGCCGCTGGTCTGATATCCGGAGCTGCACGGACATGAAGGTCGGCTCGTTCGCCGCCATTCTGGAACACGAAGGAGAAGGAACAAAGTCAGCGTCGCCCAGGGGGGGTTAAtgaatcgcccccccccccatgtctccgTGTAGTCATGCACAGAGGCTTTGGCAGACTTTTACCGAGCTGCTGGAAGGAATTCTGGGAACAATTTGTGTGCTTTCCAAATCACgtgattaagaaaaaaaagaaaagaaaagaaatgtcactCTGGATCCCGGAGCGTTGAAGTATCCTAATGATGTCACATGCCCCCCGTGCTGCCGGTTacggccagcagagggcagcattgGACAGACTAATGAAAGCcagacgcgcgcacacacacacacacacactgtgtcacCGGGAGGCCGTACTGACCGAGGCAAAGTGTTCCCCGTCACCCGGAAGTCCCGGAAGTTCTTCTCGTACTGCGGCAGCTCCACCGACTCCGTTAACCACTGCACCGTGTCCTCCAGGGTCCAGTTGTGAACTGACGAGGAAACGTTTGAACGTTAAGAATAATAAACGCTTTGTTGGATGAATAATCAggagcgtttgtttgtttgttttttagataATCGTTACGTCTGCGTGTTCAGAGTcgagggagagagaagagacggcggcggcgggggtCGTGTGATCGGGCGCACCGTCTCCTTACCCTCGGAGGTCTTCCAGCCCCCCCACAGCTCCTCCACGGTGATGTGCTGGTCCTCGCGGTGCAGGTTGCTGTGCTTGTTggtttgctgctgcttcatgtCTTCTATGATGAACTAGGAAGCAAACAGAAAGTCAGGAGGCGACGCCGTCCGTGTCCATGTGTGGCGCGCTGGGCGGCCCGGAAAGTCAGGAGTGTAAGCcctcacacacgcgcacacgcacgtacacacacacacacacatgcactcattTTCActctcctttcttccttttaGGGACTGTGAAGAGAGAACATGCGGTTCCACCTGCGAGTGTGTCTGAAGGCTGATGTCCTTCGGTAGATCAGAAACTAAGCCCCACCCCGCAGAGAGAGCCCCAGAAATCAAGCGCACCACAGAGCTGCCAGAAGCCCGGCAGCATGACGAAGGAACGCCGAACGCCTCAAACCCTCGGATTCATCCTGATGAAACGCGTCcgtaaataaaatgcttttaaaagtCTGAGCGACACCGGATCAATATTATTTTCCCTCAGGAAGCGTCATCAGAGAGATGACACTCCCGGCGTCGACTCATTTGAATATTCCGATGACACATCAAAGGAACGCTGCTTAAAGAAAGTCGTTTTTCAGCCTGTCAAACTGGAAAGTTACAAAAATCTCTTTTATAGAGTCTGAATATTTACAGTCAAAGACAAGTTTGTCCAATCAGATTCCGGATAAGTAGCAGACAATAACGGAAGGGGGTTATCAGACTGATTCATTCTCATTGGGCCTGATTGATAACTGATTGATAACAGCTCGATATTTCAGCGATGccaatttgaaatgtttaactCCATGTCACGAGGATTTTCTTTAGCGGGTCTAAAGACTCAAAATGTACGTTTTCGTGTAGAGCAGGAGCAGATCACGGTTCACCAGCTTCAAGTATCCATTTCTAGCTAACGCTAGTCCAACAAGCTAAAGTTCAACCACTGATGCAGAAAGGAAACCGTTCATCTGAATCACGGTGGGTCAGGCTGCTCTCAGGTGTCGCCAGGTACCGCCACCTGGCTGCGCCCACGCACAAAATGAGCGCACCAAGCACCATTCGTCACCGGCGTCAGCAGCGAGTACTTCAGGGCGTTTCCTTAGCTTcactgaaaaacattttctggCGTAGAGGATATACGAAGCAGGGCGGTCGTGTTCGTGAACATAAAGCTACGTGAACCTGAACGCCTCTTTAGTTTTCTCGCTTCAAATCTTAGAAAAGTGTCTTTAAAAGCTCCCCTGGGGGGGTCTGGGGGCATTTCTCTTAGCCAGTATCACATCGCTGGCGTCGTTAGCTCCGACGACCTAGCGTCAGCCTGACACGCTAACTTGTGGCACGCTCACCTCCACGCTCTCGTTGACCTCGATCCCCCCGTCGTTGTCgtcat from Brachionichthys hirsutus isolate HB-005 chromosome 23, CSIRO-AGI_Bhir_v1, whole genome shotgun sequence includes:
- the stim2b gene encoding stromal interaction molecule 2, which gives rise to MSCIHKLLDVLIRGLVVAAFLGSDWTSSNHLPGQPSDAADVAAPDPCLIVVPPCAGDADRFSLEALRHIHKQLDDDNDGGIEVNESVEFIIEDMKQQQTNKHSNLHREDQHITVEELWGGWKTSEVHNWTLEDTVQWLTESVELPQYEKNFRDFRVTGNTLPRMAANEPTFMSVQLRISDQRHKQKLNLKALDAVLFGPPLRPQHNWMKDFVLMVSIVIGVAGCWFAYVQNKSSKVHVSQMMKDLESLQHAEQSLLDLQSRLEKAQEENRTVAVEKENLEQKMRDEITGAKTEAQRLRELREGAECELSRLKYAEEELVQVRKALRRAEKEMQSERSVPEALQKWLQLTHEVEVQYYNIKKQSAEFQLSVAKEEAEKIKKKRSSVFGTLHVAHSSSLDEVDHKILEAKKALSEVTACLRERLHRWHHIEKLCSFPVVNNSGLPSLTASLYADHSWVVMPRVSVPPYPIAGGVDDLDEDTPPIIPQFATATLIRPPLTQSGSLCRSRRSLLSSPQSSLMSPDPDLLSMSSSYCPEADDERIVFSSDRRGDPVQAGAGDADSLYATAGRKQLTDAPSYRKISREELLLFGQSAALPRDSAPTPATTPSGPPSTSPSPALEHHQFAQRGSPDVTRILPESQSMTFLQGRGRSKGRGLYNGVLEKSYSFGQLPASMLPDVGRYPSLTSLDSEGRSVGRESKLQSTSSQDSSDNGEKIKRSSSKIKSLFKKKK